The following coding sequences lie in one Polynucleobacter sp. HIN7 genomic window:
- a CDS encoding GDP-mannose 4,6-dehydratase has protein sequence MSKKALIIGITGQDGAYLAQYLLGKGYTVTGSSRDVMASSFHNLNILGIREQVKLLSVSINDFRSVFNAIQSCDPDEIYNLAGQTSVGLSFEQPVEAIESIAIGTLNILEVIRVLGKSVRFYNAGSSECFGDTGTTPANESTPFAPRSPYAVAKSTAKWLINSYRESYGLYACTGILFNHESPLRPERFVTQKIIVGASKIKAGLLQKIQLGNLEICRDWGWAPEYVEAMWLMMQQDKPDDFVIATGRMESLTYFVAKAFEYFDLDWQQHVEINPAFFRPNEIQYSVGNPERAIQQLKWKKPTDIDGVIERMCAAQAQKLA, from the coding sequence ATGAGTAAAAAAGCCCTTATTATTGGTATCACCGGCCAAGACGGCGCCTACCTCGCCCAATACCTTTTAGGCAAAGGCTATACCGTGACCGGTTCATCGCGCGATGTAATGGCCTCCTCTTTTCATAATTTAAATATTTTGGGGATTCGCGAACAAGTCAAACTTCTTTCCGTCTCCATTAATGATTTTCGTAGTGTGTTTAATGCCATCCAAAGCTGCGATCCCGATGAGATTTACAACCTTGCTGGCCAAACCTCAGTGGGGCTCTCGTTTGAACAGCCGGTCGAAGCGATCGAGAGTATCGCGATTGGCACGCTCAACATCCTAGAAGTCATTCGGGTATTGGGAAAGTCTGTGCGTTTTTACAATGCAGGCTCCAGCGAGTGTTTTGGTGATACTGGCACGACCCCCGCCAATGAATCCACACCCTTTGCACCCCGAAGTCCCTATGCTGTTGCAAAATCAACCGCCAAGTGGCTCATTAACAGCTACCGCGAGTCTTATGGCTTATATGCTTGCACGGGGATTCTGTTTAACCACGAATCGCCCTTGCGTCCAGAGCGCTTTGTCACCCAAAAAATCATTGTGGGGGCTAGCAAAATTAAAGCGGGGCTACTTCAAAAGATCCAACTGGGGAATTTAGAGATCTGCCGCGATTGGGGCTGGGCCCCGGAGTATGTAGAAGCCATGTGGCTCATGATGCAGCAGGATAAGCCTGATGATTTTGTAATCGCGACGGGCCGCATGGAGTCCCTCACCTACTTTGTCGCGAAAGCCTTTGAATACTTTGATTTGGATTGGCAACAACACGTAGAAATCAACCCAGCATTTTTCCGACCCAATGAAATTCAATACAGTGTGGGCAATCCCGAGCGGGCCATTCAACAACTGAAGTGGAAAAAACCTACCGATATTGATGGAGTGATTGAGCGTATGTGCGCTGCTCAAGCGCAAAAGCTTGCTTAG
- the waaC gene encoding lipopolysaccharide heptosyltransferase I produces MTKPYDNRAMASSSQTQGSQHTSVDQTDQAGLITQEGDAPKILIVKLSSLGDVLHTLPIVWDLRKRLPHAQIDWIVEEAYVPLLKPLETTSTFRGIDRIIPLAFRRWRKSLWSRSTWHEFLAMRQILQATTYDVILETQGLIKSALVCALAKKSAHAVVAGLGNATEYSGYEPLARFFYTQAVHVPKQCHAVDRARWVMCSAMDWPLIKREAEPPQFYPPEFVKHLPLLPLEDLSSDANDPIAKYVLCFHSTARAAKRWANESWIDLGKSLAKEGYRLVLPWGNASEKQVSETIASHIPGAIVPRAISIEEAYSLIAHAALVLGVDTGLTHVAAVLGKPTVEIYCDSPRWKTEGYWSERISNHGDVGHPPEVAEVLAACQRLMTQSSI; encoded by the coding sequence ATGACTAAACCATACGATAATCGAGCCATGGCTAGTTCATCGCAGACACAAGGGTCACAGCACACATCTGTCGATCAGACTGATCAGGCAGGGTTGATCACTCAAGAAGGGGATGCCCCCAAAATCTTGATCGTTAAGCTCTCGTCCTTAGGCGATGTGCTCCATACCCTGCCCATCGTTTGGGATTTGCGCAAGCGCCTACCCCATGCGCAAATCGATTGGATTGTGGAAGAGGCCTATGTCCCATTACTGAAACCCTTAGAAACCACGAGCACATTTAGAGGGATTGATCGAATTATTCCGCTCGCGTTTCGGCGCTGGCGCAAAAGCCTTTGGAGTCGAAGTACCTGGCATGAGTTTTTAGCGATGCGCCAAATACTGCAAGCCACGACCTACGATGTGATTCTTGAAACGCAAGGCTTAATCAAATCTGCCTTGGTGTGCGCACTTGCAAAAAAATCCGCTCATGCCGTGGTTGCGGGTCTGGGGAATGCCACGGAGTACTCAGGCTATGAACCACTGGCACGCTTTTTTTATACCCAAGCAGTGCATGTGCCTAAACAGTGCCACGCGGTTGATCGTGCGCGTTGGGTGATGTGCTCGGCAATGGACTGGCCACTCATTAAACGCGAGGCCGAACCACCGCAGTTTTATCCCCCTGAATTTGTAAAGCATCTTCCACTCCTACCCCTCGAGGACCTTTCAAGCGATGCTAATGATCCCATCGCGAAGTATGTGCTGTGTTTTCATTCCACGGCGCGCGCCGCCAAGCGCTGGGCTAATGAGTCCTGGATTGATCTAGGAAAATCATTGGCTAAAGAAGGCTACCGATTGGTGCTCCCTTGGGGGAATGCTAGCGAAAAGCAAGTAAGCGAAACCATCGCGAGTCACATTCCGGGAGCAATCGTTCCAAGAGCCATCTCAATTGAAGAGGCCTATTCGCTCATTGCCCATGCCGCACTCGTTCTGGGTGTGGACACCGGTTTAACCCATGTGGCCGCCGTTTTGGGTAAACCCACGGTCGAGATTTATTGCGATTCCCCGAGGTGGAAAACCGAAGGCTATTGGTCAGAGCGTATTTCCAATCACGGCGATGTGGGGCATCCGCCTGAAGTGGCTGAGGTGCTTGCGGCTTGTCAGCGATTAATGACGCAGTCATCGATTTGA